The Cryptococcus neoformans var. neoformans B-3501A chromosome 7, whole genome shotgun sequence genome window below encodes:
- a CDS encoding hypothetical protein (HMMPfam hit to Homeobox, Homeobox domain, score: 71.9, E(): 1.7e-18) — protein sequence MSARQQVPFRELSQEAKMSTSPPLRGIPIDRLSTRSFGREESMSKSSDNHKSVLLSPIARSSSSSPVPRPSHKLSEVVEAVEDKGKKTSQSLPAASLPLIFRSSPTLPPLNTRNPSRDSSPSSRTGPPPHPTVFHVEHGAFPRKSKEHGHDCPPARPYFPPWYSHPLGYPHAHSSSERHYSSLSRIHTHPEEYYSIHMPTDRYYNAPLHPYYDLEDYYPPPSPFPAHVYARGKEVYHRIPQPSRPRLHIHPYAFPWSNEGDVRFYSGEGKGNVSQPSHGLGQGPVEGSSDRKLSKGTLSSPASATSASAATVMSFKSPRKRTNDVQLAMLSDVFQRTQYPSTEERDELARQLGMTSRSVQIWFQNRRRAVKVDQQSAIQRAEAEARAAEATLRGLPAPPFLTGSVPGGSGSRRNSDSELEDNTEVDAVMKRERKSPDAGMEG from the exons ATGTCCGCTCGACAGCAAGTCCCTTTTCGAGAGCTCTCACAGGAAGCAAAAATGTCGACTTCCCCACCTCTGAGGGGTATTCCGATCGATCGGCTGTCCACGAGGTCTTTtggaagggaggaaagtATGAGTAAGAGTTCAGACAACCATAAATCGGTACTTCTGTCGCCCATAGCAAGAAGTTCCAGTTCAAGCCCCGTTCCAAGACCAAGTCACAAGCTTTCAGAAG TAGTAGAGGCAGTAGAAgacaagggaaagaagacttCCCAATCACTTCCGGCAGCAAGTCTGCCTCTTATCTTCCGTTCCTCACCTACACTCCCACCTCTTAACACGCGCAATCCTTCCAGGGACTCTTCGCCTTCTAGCCGAACAGGTCCTCCCCCTCATCCAACTGTTTTTCACGTTGAACATGGGGCCTTCCCACGAAAATCAAAGGAACATGGACATGACTGTCCTCCGGCGAGACCCTACTTTCCTCCATGGTACAGCCACCCCCTTGGATACCCTCACGCCCATTCCTCCTCGGAACGGCACTACTCCTCTCTGTCTCGCATTCACACTCACCCAGAAGAGTATTATTCCATTCACATGCCAACAGATAGGTACTACAATGCACCTCTTCACCCATACTATGATCTAGAAGACTATTACccccctccctctcctttcccaGCACATGTCTACGCCCGGGGAAAAGAGGTTTATCACCGGATTCCTCAGCCATCAAGACCGAGACTACACATCCACCCTTATGCGTTTCCATGGAGTAATGAAGGTGATGTGAGGTTTTACTCTGGcgagggaaagggcaaTGTATCACAGCCTTCTCATGGACTGGGACAGGGCCCAGTCGAGGGTTCGAGTGATAGGAAGTTGAGTAAAGGTACGTTGTCGAGTCCGGCAAGCGCGACCAGTGCCAGTGCAGCGACAGTGATGAGTTTCAAGTCGCCACGTAAGCGGA CGAATGATGTACAGCTGGCGATGTTGAGTGATGTTTTCCAACGGACACAATATCCATCTACAGAAGAAAGGGATGAACTGGCCAGACAGCTGGGAATGACTTCACGAAGTGTCCAGATTTGG TTCCAAAATCGTCGTCGAGCAGTAAAAGTAGACCAGCAGTCAGCCATTCAACGCGCCGAAGCAGAAGCACGCGCCGCCGAAGCCACGCTCCGAGGGTTGCCGGCCCCGCCATTCCTGACTGGTAGCGTGCCAGGAGGCTCGGGGTCGAGAAGAAATAGTGACTCTGAGCTGGAGGATAACACGGAAGTTGACGCTGTtatgaagagagaaaggaaatcGCCGGATGCGGGTATGGAGGGTTGA